In the Methylomonas rhizoryzae genome, one interval contains:
- a CDS encoding DegT/DnrJ/EryC1/StrS family aminotransferase codes for MIPMVNLKAQYAEIQDEIVKGFTETLDNCAFILGPNVQAFEREAADYLGVKHAIGCASGTDALHLALLALDIGPGDEVITSAFTFIATAEAIKYVGATPVFVDIDPASFNITPENIVKAIGPKTKAVMPVHLFGQPADLQAIRAICDKHGLKLIEDCAQSFGATVDNKQTGSFGDAAGFSFFPSKNLGCFGDGGLVVTDSDDAAAKIKRFRNHGSDVRYYHDAIGYNSRLDELQAVVLRTKLKRIDRYNAARRHAAHLYSELLAELPLTTPYESGVGVHVYHQYTLLSDRRDAIMQALNDRQIACAIYYPVPLHKQNVFLQECAGLSLPETEAVAARCLSLPICANIDDSTVRHIASTIRQALA; via the coding sequence ATGATTCCCATGGTTAACCTGAAGGCGCAATACGCCGAAATCCAAGACGAAATCGTTAAAGGATTTACCGAAACTTTAGATAATTGCGCCTTTATTTTAGGCCCCAACGTGCAAGCCTTCGAACGCGAAGCCGCCGATTATTTAGGCGTCAAACACGCGATAGGTTGCGCGTCCGGCACCGACGCGCTGCATTTAGCCTTGTTGGCGTTAGACATAGGCCCGGGCGACGAAGTCATCACCAGCGCATTCACCTTTATCGCTACCGCCGAAGCCATAAAATACGTGGGCGCTACCCCGGTCTTCGTCGATATAGATCCCGCCAGCTTCAACATCACGCCGGAAAACATCGTCAAAGCCATAGGGCCGAAAACCAAGGCCGTCATGCCGGTACATTTGTTCGGCCAACCGGCGGACTTGCAGGCCATACGGGCTATTTGCGACAAGCACGGCCTGAAACTGATCGAAGATTGCGCGCAATCGTTCGGCGCCACGGTTGATAACAAACAAACCGGCAGTTTCGGCGATGCAGCCGGCTTCAGCTTCTTCCCCAGCAAAAACCTGGGCTGCTTCGGCGACGGCGGTCTGGTGGTAACCGATTCGGACGACGCGGCAGCCAAAATCAAGCGCTTTCGCAATCACGGTTCCGACGTGCGTTATTACCACGATGCGATTGGCTACAACAGCCGCTTGGACGAATTGCAAGCCGTGGTGCTGCGAACCAAACTGAAACGCATAGACCGCTACAACGCCGCCCGCCGCCACGCCGCTCATTTATATTCCGAATTGTTGGCGGAATTGCCGCTAACCACCCCCTACGAAAGCGGGGTTGGCGTACACGTTTATCATCAATACACTTTGTTGAGCGACAGGCGCGACGCCATCATGCAAGCGCTGAACGACCGGCAAATCGCCTGCGCGATCTACTACCCGGTACCCTTGCACAAGCAAAACGTATTTTTGCAGGAATGCGCCGGCCTCTCGCTACCGGAAACCGAAGCCGTTGCCGCTCGCTGCCTGTCGTTGCCGATTTGCGCCAATATCGACGATTCGACGGTCCGACACATCGCCTCGACCATACGCCAGGCGTTGGCCTAA